ACCCGGAGGTGTCGTGTCCCATACTAATGTAGTCTCGGTGCTGCTGACATTATTTGCTTGATCAGTCGCTCTAAAAGCAATCTGGTAAGAACCGTCTTGGCTGGCTGTGACCCAAGTAGTAAGCGCGGTCGGGGTACCAAATGTCAGGGTGCCTGGACCAGACGTCTGACTCCAGCGTAGATTACCAGATTTACTCGATGTGGCACTCAGCGCAACAGGCTGTTTAGTACGCGTCAGCGGAGAAACGGATAGAGTCGGCGGTACTGTGTCCTTGATCCAAGATGCAGTGACTGGATACAGCTGCCAAAAGCCGTTAAAGTCCCTACCAATCGCGCACAGTGTTAATTGGCCGTCGAGTTGGGAGCTAACATTTAACAACGTGGGGGGACCAAAAGGAAGTTCGCTGCCATACCCTTGCAGCCCGCAATTGGCAGTGCCCCCCTGAACGACCTTTAGCTTGTAACTTTGTGCGTTGTTGCCCGTAATTGTAACGGACGGAGTCAAATTATTCGATGGGCTTTGCGGGGCGCTGGTGATCGTGATGTCAGCAAGACTAGCACGCCAATTGAAAGGGCTTACCACCGGCACGGGAGTTATGTTGCCGGCTAAGTCCTCAGCCTCAGCCGTGACGGAGTAAACACCATCAGTGTAAAGAAAGGGCTCGTGCGAAACCGCTGCTAACCAGTTGCTCGTAGCCGTGGCCTGATGCCAGGTTGGACATGGTGCGTCAAATGCCGCGCCTGCAGCGTTGAGGCAGTGATCGTCTGCATGGCGCACGGATACGCGGACAATCGCGAGCCCACTACGCTCATCGGCAGCGCTCCCCCGAATCTGGACCCGGTTGTTAACCGAATCAGCGGGGCTTATCGTTGTGAGTGATGTGACCGAGATGGTCGGCGCGACACGATCAAGCGTGATCGTTTGCATCGCATTTTGGCTGACGTTTCCATTCTTATCGATCAGCGTCATGCAAACTTGGTAAGTAGCGTCAAGGTCAGGTAGCGTAATGTTGAACACGCCATTGCGCTGCGTAAACGGTGCCCATTCACTTTCGTCGCAGCTTGAGCCAATCTGCAACTTGTAACTTTCGGTGTCATCGCTAGTATTTTTTAGTTTTGCTACGATCTGCCGGTCTCTAGTCGCCGACCTACCGTTAGCGACCACGAACGCGGAATCGGGTGGGGTATTGTCCCAGTGGAACCGGTAAGCGGCTTCACCGACGGTCCCCGCAGTGGAGGTCGGAGCTGCCGTGACGTTGGCTGCCAGGTCTTCTGCTCTGACGCGGAGTTCATAGTCGCCCTCTGTGAATGTCGCGTCTGGGATATCGAGTTCCCAGTGATCGTCGAATATGGCTGGTGCCACCGCCGTCTCTGCGTCCGCAGTGAATGAAGCCGTGGCGCTGCTCAGAAACTTCCCTGTGGTGCGGTTCTTCAGGAATACCAAGGTTTCTCTGAGACCTGGGCGCGCATCACTGACGGTGCCACGAAAACGGGTTTGAGGTCCGATTGTCGTTGCGATTCCCATGACTGCTGGCGGTTCTTCCACCGTGAGAAGCGGCGATGACTCGTCGTAGACGACGGTCGCTTCGGCGCTACTCATCGGCGTAGTTGCCGAAACGCGAGCGTCCAGGCAAACGAGCATCGCGCCTTCGGGTAGCTGTGTATCGTAATTTATTATGCCGTCATCGTTCAGGCGTTCCCATTCGCCCCAGGGAGCACTGCGGCACGAAGATCCAGGAGGAACCGTGACGACGCGGTACTGCTTAATGTTTGCCGGTCGGTCTAGTTTGAGAGCAAAGCGCCTTTTATTGACGAAGCCCGTGCCCGGTAAAATTTTAAAGTCCGCCGTAATGGCTAGCGCGCCGTTTTTGATATCGCTCAAATTGGCCGCGGCGCTCTGGCCTTGGACGATCACCCCTTGGTTGTCGGTGCAGGCCAGGTTCGTTGACACCATCAGGACGGCGAGTAGTGTGACGCGACGCATCAGGGTCCGAGCCAGGTAAGTACTGGCTCGGACGGGTCTGGATGCTGTGATCGCGAAACCTTGGTGCAAGGTTCATCCTCCGGCGTGTTTCTCCTCGTAGTGGCTATCGGGCGATCATGCAGAAAATTGAGATATGCATCATAAGCATCTAAATACATTGATTAAATGACAGCCAATTTTAGGCCCGCCGCGAAGGTTCCGCGACTAAATTGATTCCAACTAAAGTTTATCTGTGATATCAGGGAGTTATCGCTGAAATTCCTGGTGTTTTTGGGATCAGTAAAAAGATCAATAAAACCGGCTTTTTATGGATCGCGAGGGGGAGGGCTGAATGGCTACGACGAGGCAGGTTTATGGGCGCGTGCTGTTGGTGGGTGCCATTCTGATGTGCTCGGCCGCGGTGGCGCGGCCACGTGGCGTTCTGGTTGCAAGCAAGACATTTACCGAAGCCGTCATACTCGGTGAGGCGCTGACGCAGCTACTAAACAGTAACGGCGTCCCCGCCCAGCACGTCCCCAGTCTTGGTGACAGTCCGATCCTTTGGAAGGCGCTACAGAGTGGTGAGATCGATGCCTATGGTGACTACACCGGAACTGTGATTCGGGAGACTCTCGGCATGACCGGTGAGCTTCACAACTTCGATCTGCCAGCTGCGCTTGCCAAATACGGCATCGGGGTGTCACGCCCTTTAGGTTTCAGTAACGTGTATATTCTCGGCATGCGCGCAGATAAAGCGCGTCAGCTCGGCATTCGCAAAATCTCCGATCTGCGATTTCACCCGCAACTTAAACTTGGTTTCGGTAACGATTTTGTCGAGCGCCACGATGGTTGGCCCTTGATCAAACGACGATATCACCTGACTCACAAGCACCCAAAGACCATGGAACACCAAATCACCTACCGCGCCTTAGCATCTGGTGATATCGACGTGACTAACCTCTATAGCACCGATGCCGAGATTAAAGCGTATGACATCGTGGCCCTGGAGGATGATCTCAGAATTTTTCCATCGTACGAGGCTATCTACCTATACCGTCTCGACACAGCAGCTAAATACCCTGGGCTAATGCGATCACTGTCACACATTTCTGGCAATATCAGCGAAAAAGACATGATTGCCATGAATGCTGCGGTACGTGAAGGTACCGAATCTGAAGCCACTGCGGCCACCAGGTTCCTAAGATCAATCGGTATCGCTATCAAACCCAAAAAGCACCTCGGCAGAATTAACGAATCGCTCAAGGGCGTGGCCGAAGACACCCTGCGCCATTTGACTTTAGTGTTCATCCCTCTCGCGCTCAATTGTTTAGTGGCATTGCCGCTCGGTGTATTGGCCGCTCGGTATCCTAAATTTGGCGTGTACGCCCTTGGTTTCGTCGGCGTTGCACAGACGATCCCGTCGTTAGCATTACTGGTATTTCTTATCCCGTTTTTAGGGGTAGGTTATCCTCCAGCTCTCGCGGCTCTATTTATCTACGGCACCTTACCCATAATGAAGAACACCTATGAGGGTATTGTCGGCATAGCGCCGTCTCTCAGGGAGTCGGCCGAGGCCCTCGGGCTATCTAGCTGGAGACGCCTTTGGGATGTGGAGTTGCCGCTGGCATCGCCGCTTATGATCGCTGGTGTCAAAGTCGCAGCAATCCTAAATGTTGGCACGGCAACGCTGGGCGCAATCATCGGGGCGGGTGGCTACGGCGAACCGATCCTTGAGGGTATCCGTCACGATGATATGGCTGTCATCCTCACCGGAGCCGTTCCGGCAGCTTTATTGGCCGTCGTGATACAGGTGGCCTTCGGATGGCTAGAAAAGTTTGTGATCCCGCGCGGGCTACGGCAAGCGGCAACGTAAAAATCCAAGACTCAAGCAAACGACCCGAGAAGAGGGCCCTGCAGGTGGCAACTTGTTTCGCACTGGGTGTAAAGGGTTTTGACAGAGGGCGACACACTGGCGCTAAAGTTTTCTGCGCTCCCTGGCCAGCACAGCCGAATTCATAAATTATTTTAGCTCACTACCGGACTTTTCGAGGATCCTTGTGAACCCAGCCCCCATCGGGCGATGGTTGGCACGGATCCTGCGATACCTGTCCAAAGCGGATGCCGCGCCATGTGGCCAATTGGGAGATGAAGATCATGAAGCTGACTCGCTGGGCTCTCGGAATTCTTGGATTAGTCGTGACGGTAAGTGCCTTGACCACCGGCTGTGTGATGTCAGGCCGTAGTGGCAATAAACTAGCGACGATCACCGTTGCCGCACTTGAGGGTGAGGATTACGATCGCATGCAGTTATTCGTGACGCAGTTTGAAAGCGACAAGCCCGTCGTGAGCCAAGAAGTACCGCGCGGACCTGCGACGATTGCGATCACCCTGAAGCCCGACACGTATCAGTTTGGGCTATCGTACTTTCGTGGTAGCGAGCAGACGCTAAGCACCGCGTTCTGCGGTGATGCCGATAAGGCGAGCCACAAACAAAGCGTGAAGCCTGGAATAAATAAACTAAATATTGTTGTGTGTACGCCGGAGGGTAAACCGGTTGAAGATGCGAGCGTAGAGATCACGCCTCTTAAGAAACAATCTGTGAATTCCGAAAGAGGTTTAGCCCTCTATACCGTACAATGCGCAGCCTGCCACGGTGACGTGGGACAGGGCACTGCGGCTGGCTCCTCGCTTCGTGGGCAATGTAAAACCTGCGGGTCTAAAGAAGCGTTCATCAAAGTGACAATAGATACGATGCCAGTCAGTAGCCCGGGCAGTTGCGACGAATCCTGCGCAACAGACATTGCCTCTTATGTATTCACCAAATTTAGGTGATAGCGCATGCGTCAAAGTTTCCTCAAATCTCTGATCGCCATTGCGATGGTTGCCGTGGGTACCACGGGAATCACCGGCTGCCAGACCTGGAAAAAAAAGGGTCGCGGCGGTCCGGCATCGCGTTTGGCGACAGTGACGGTGAAGGAAATCAGTGGCGAAGACTACGACCGGCTTGAACTGAGCGCTTGGCCCGCCGCCGCGTCAAAAGAAAAAGTGGCTAAATTTGGCATGGCTAAAGGCAAGGGCGCCATTCAGGCACAGTTGCCGCCAGTCAAAACCGTGTTGCAACTCGACTATTATAAAAATGACAGTTTGGTCCTAAGCAGTATTGCCTGCGGAGATGATAACGTTTTTGACTTAAAATCTGGTCCAAACCCACTCACAATTTATGTTTGTGATGCGACAGGTGGCCGGTTTCCACCGATCGATGTTGGCTGTGATCGTGATAAGCCAAGCTATGGTCCTCGCCTTTTGCGGCTCTTAACAGCACGAGAGTATCAGCGTACGATTGAGACCATCACCGGACTCAAGACGGATGTCACCCGAGATTTCCCGAGGGAAATGCGGACCCACGGCTTTGACAACCATGAGGCCAACGGACTGATTACAGAGGCCCATGCTGAGGCATACTACAGCGCCGCGAAACTCGTGTCGCAACAGATGGTGAAAGATCTGGGACGGTACATGAATTGTCCGGGGCGTGACGCCAGCTGTGTTGGTCAGTTCCTGCGTGGGTTCGGACGACGTGCATGGCGTGGTCCTATAGATCAAGAGGAAGAGGCACGCCTGACCTCTCTCTACCAAACTGGTAGTAGTTTTGACGATGGCATGGAGCGTCTCATTCAAGGGTTGCTCATGGGGCCGCGGTTCCTCTACCGATTTGAACTTGGGGAGCTACGTGGTGGCTACTACGAGCTCAGCTCTTGGGAGATGGCCCAAGCGCTATCCTATATGTACTGGGGCACCTCGCCCGATGATCAGCTGATCGCTCAAGCTGAGGCCGGCCGCTTGACCGATCGCTCGGTCATTGCGCAAGAGGCCCAGCGGCTGTGGCAAGACCCAAGAGCCAGGGAACAGTTGGGTTATTTTGCCTCTTTGTGGCTCGGAGCCGATGGTGTGCTCAGTGTTAATAAAGATAAAAATTTGTTTCCGCACTTTGATAGCGATCATCGCCAAAAGCTTCTGACCGAAACTAAGAACTTTTTCAGTCATATGGTTCTCGATCGCGGTGGCAGCGTTGCGGACCTTTACCAAGCGGATTACACTGTTGGTGATCAACCTCTAGCAGCAATTTACGACGGTATTCCAACCAACAATGGATATATTCGCTACCGCAGTAACGAACGAAGTGGGCTCCTGGGGCATGCTAGTATCCTCGCGACCTTCGCGGGTAACGAACAATCAGAGCCTATCAAACGTGGCGTTTTTGTCTTAGATCGACTCCTATGCCAGTCGGTGCCACCGCCACCTACCTCTCTACAGATCACGCCTCCGCCACGGGATCCTAATGCTACAGTCCGTGAACGCTTTGCAAAGCACTCCCAAGATGAAGCGTGCGCCCTTTGTCACCAGCGCATCGACGGCATTGGTTTTGGCATGGAAGACATGGATGCCGTAGGCCGGCTTAAAAAGGTAGAGGCAGGACGAAACATCGACGCCCAAGGTCAAGTATTCAGCAAGGGTGGTGCTAAAACCGAATTTTGGGGCACGGCTGGACTAAGTCGTTATCTAGCCACAAGCCCCCAAGCTGAAATTTGCGTCAGCAAGCAAGTCTATAGGTACGCAGCTGGTCACGATGACGACCAGAAGAGTGCGTGTGCGGTGAAGGATCTCGACAGAGCATTTGTCGATGGTGGCCGTAGGGTGTCCAATATTTTTTTAACTGTGCCGACACTGGACGCCTTTAGGCGTCGTCAACCGTAGGTGAGAGGGATTACTATGAACACACTGTCACGCCGTGGTCTCTTTCGTTATGCCGGAATGTCATGCATCGCTATCCCGCTCATGCGTACCCTGCTTGAGGAGGAAGCGTTCGCTGCTACAGCGCCACTGCGAGCGCTTTTTGTTTACTACCCAGATGGCAATATTGCCGATCGCTTCTTTCCCAATGCCGACGGGAATCTTCCCGATATCACAAGTCCACTACGGGATCTCCGCGGTGATATAAGCTTCGTGCGTGGTCTCGTCTTCCGGACTAACGGTAGTCACGAAAACGGCGCGCAGTTTTGTCTTACCGGCACCTCGCGTCAGGATCAGCGTTACTCCATTGATAACTTTCTCGGTGACAGCCTGGGAGGCCAGTACCAGCAGAAAAATTTGCGGCTCGGTGTCGGTGCCAACTTTCAGTCTGGGTCAGACAAGCACCTTACTTATCTCAGCTCGGGTGCTATTGCACCGGTTCAGGACAACCCTAAGCGGGCCTTTTACGATGTCTTTAATGCGGGAGGACTGGAAAATAAACAAGACCTGATGTCACAAAAACGCAGCGTCCTCGACTATGCTCGCGGGGAGGTGCAAGGACTGCGCTATAAACTCGGTACCACCGAGCAGAAGAAGCTAGCAGTGCACTTAGAGGCGCTACGCGAACTTGAGCGCCGCGCTGGTCAGAGTCAGGGAGCCACCTGCTCGCGCGATGTCAACTGGCGCGGACTTACGATTCCAGATCAGGAAAATGGCTACCCCAAATCCTTTGAAATGAATGATGCCTTCGGCAAAGTCGGTCAGATCATGACTGATATCATGGTACAGGCCCTAGCTTGTGGGATCACCCCGGTGGGTCTCTTGCAGTGGTCCCATGCCGTGAGTCCTACCAACTTTAACTTTGCTGGTGGACCTGACGTCCCATTTGGGCACCACGATGTGTCGCATTACGGCGGTGATGCTTACGGTTTTTATGGTAACCACTTTGCTAACTGCCAGCGTTGGTACATGGAGCAGGTGGCTTATCTTTTGAACGCGATGAAGGCTGTCAACCTAGGCGACAGAAATCTCTTGGATGCCAGTATGGTTTTAGTGACCACTGAGCTCGGTGATTCGAATTTACATAACTTCAGAGACATAGCCTGCCTGGTAGCTGGCCGTGCGGGTGGTAAACTTCGCGCTGGGCAGAATTTGAACCTACAAGATCGCTCCTACAACCACCTACTCATCAGCCTCATCCACGCTGCGGGGGTTGCGAATCCGACTTTTGGCGATCCGATGCTAGGCACTGGTCCCCTTACGGAAATTCTTGGCTGAACCGACCAGGCAGCGGACAGAGGCAACAACCACGGGGTGGGACGGTGCTGACGGCGGGATGCTTGCCGGCTCGGCTCCGATTTGTGCTTCGTCCCGAGAAGTGCTAGTAGATTAGCAAACTTTCGGCGAGAGGCTACCGAATGCTGGCTATCATTTCGGCTTCTGCGGAGCGGCTATGACATCGAAATCGCTTACAAAACCTATGGCGACCTATGTGCACACGCGGCGTGTTGGTAGTCTGCTTTTTGTCGCCGGGCAGGGGTCCCGTGATCCCGTGACTAACGCTTACGCTGGGGTCACGCGCGACAGTATGGGACTTGTGACGGCCCACGATATCGCGGCGCAAACCGCAGCCGTTCTGGCCAACGTAGAGAGGGCGCTTAAGGCCGAGGGTCTGAGCCGCGCGGATTTGGTCGATGTCACCGTGTTTCTTACTGACATGGGTGAATTTCAAGCCATGAACGAGGTCTGGAACGAATTTTTTGCGGCGACGCCGGCACCGACAAGGACCACCGTCGCTGTGGTGCGCCTTCCTGGTGATAATTTTGTCGAGATGAAGGCGATTGCCGCCTTCCCAACCTGAGGTCAGGTGTGACGCAGATGCTTCATAAACATAAATTGGTTGAACTTTTACCAGCACGCCACGGTCACTTTATTGGTGGGGCCTATATTGAACCGCCAGCCGGTGCGACCTACGATAATATAGCCCCTGCATATGGCACCTCACTGGGTGCAGTAGCTCTTGGCTCATCTGCCGATGTGGCGCGTGCTGTCGATGCTGCTAAGGCAGCCTTGGCTGGCCCTTGGGGGCGTAGCACACCGTCGCAGCGGGCCGCCGTTTTGCGACGCGTCGCCGAACTTTTGATGGAGCACCGTCAGGCTTTCGCAAGGCTCGAGGCCCTTGATAGTGGCAAGCCTTACGGCGAGGCCTTCGACGGTGATATCGCCCGGTCAGCACATAACTTTCAGTTCTTTGCCGAATTGACGGCCCACCAAATGGCGCCAAGCTACCTTGGTGATGACGGCACTCTGCACACGACGGTGCGCGAGCCCATGGGTATCGTCGGGCTTATTACACCGTGGAACCTGCCGCT
This is a stretch of genomic DNA from Deltaproteobacteria bacterium. It encodes these proteins:
- a CDS encoding ABC transporter permease subunit: MATTRQVYGRVLLVGAILMCSAAVARPRGVLVASKTFTEAVILGEALTQLLNSNGVPAQHVPSLGDSPILWKALQSGEIDAYGDYTGTVIRETLGMTGELHNFDLPAALAKYGIGVSRPLGFSNVYILGMRADKARQLGIRKISDLRFHPQLKLGFGNDFVERHDGWPLIKRRYHLTHKHPKTMEHQITYRALASGDIDVTNLYSTDAEIKAYDIVALEDDLRIFPSYEAIYLYRLDTAAKYPGLMRSLSHISGNISEKDMIAMNAAVREGTESEATAATRFLRSIGIAIKPKKHLGRINESLKGVAEDTLRHLTLVFIPLALNCLVALPLGVLAARYPKFGVYALGFVGVAQTIPSLALLVFLIPFLGVGYPPALAALFIYGTLPIMKNTYEGIVGIAPSLRESAEALGLSSWRRLWDVELPLASPLMIAGVKVAAILNVGTATLGAIIGAGGYGEPILEGIRHDDMAVILTGAVPAALLAVVIQVAFGWLEKFVIPRGLRQAAT
- a CDS encoding DUF1552 domain-containing protein, which produces MNTLSRRGLFRYAGMSCIAIPLMRTLLEEEAFAATAPLRALFVYYPDGNIADRFFPNADGNLPDITSPLRDLRGDISFVRGLVFRTNGSHENGAQFCLTGTSRQDQRYSIDNFLGDSLGGQYQQKNLRLGVGANFQSGSDKHLTYLSSGAIAPVQDNPKRAFYDVFNAGGLENKQDLMSQKRSVLDYARGEVQGLRYKLGTTEQKKLAVHLEALRELERRAGQSQGATCSRDVNWRGLTIPDQENGYPKSFEMNDAFGKVGQIMTDIMVQALACGITPVGLLQWSHAVSPTNFNFAGGPDVPFGHHDVSHYGGDAYGFYGNHFANCQRWYMEQVAYLLNAMKAVNLGDRNLLDASMVLVTTELGDSNLHNFRDIACLVAGRAGGKLRAGQNLNLQDRSYNHLLISLIHAAGVANPTFGDPMLGTGPLTEILG
- a CDS encoding DUF1592 domain-containing protein, translating into MRQSFLKSLIAIAMVAVGTTGITGCQTWKKKGRGGPASRLATVTVKEISGEDYDRLELSAWPAAASKEKVAKFGMAKGKGAIQAQLPPVKTVLQLDYYKNDSLVLSSIACGDDNVFDLKSGPNPLTIYVCDATGGRFPPIDVGCDRDKPSYGPRLLRLLTAREYQRTIETITGLKTDVTRDFPREMRTHGFDNHEANGLITEAHAEAYYSAAKLVSQQMVKDLGRYMNCPGRDASCVGQFLRGFGRRAWRGPIDQEEEARLTSLYQTGSSFDDGMERLIQGLLMGPRFLYRFELGELRGGYYELSSWEMAQALSYMYWGTSPDDQLIAQAEAGRLTDRSVIAQEAQRLWQDPRAREQLGYFASLWLGADGVLSVNKDKNLFPHFDSDHRQKLLTETKNFFSHMVLDRGGSVADLYQADYTVGDQPLAAIYDGIPTNNGYIRYRSNERSGLLGHASILATFAGNEQSEPIKRGVFVLDRLLCQSVPPPPTSLQITPPPRDPNATVRERFAKHSQDEACALCHQRIDGIGFGMEDMDAVGRLKKVEAGRNIDAQGQVFSKGGAKTEFWGTAGLSRYLATSPQAEICVSKQVYRYAAGHDDDQKSACAVKDLDRAFVDGGRRVSNIFLTVPTLDAFRRRQP
- a CDS encoding RidA family protein, producing the protein MTSKSLTKPMATYVHTRRVGSLLFVAGQGSRDPVTNAYAGVTRDSMGLVTAHDIAAQTAAVLANVERALKAEGLSRADLVDVTVFLTDMGEFQAMNEVWNEFFAATPAPTRTTVAVVRLPGDNFVEMKAIAAFPT
- a CDS encoding cytochrome c encodes the protein MPRHVANWEMKIMKLTRWALGILGLVVTVSALTTGCVMSGRSGNKLATITVAALEGEDYDRMQLFVTQFESDKPVVSQEVPRGPATIAITLKPDTYQFGLSYFRGSEQTLSTAFCGDADKASHKQSVKPGINKLNIVVCTPEGKPVEDASVEITPLKKQSVNSERGLALYTVQCAACHGDVGQGTAAGSSLRGQCKTCGSKEAFIKVTIDTMPVSSPGSCDESCATDIASYVFTKFR